DNA sequence from the Pseudomonadota bacterium genome:
AATTTCATACTGGAAAAAAAGTACCAGAATAGTACTCCGATCACCATCGTGGTAGCCGTAAAAAATATTGCTTTGCCGGTAGTGCTTATGGCACGATTTGCAACAGCAAAAGAATATCCGCCGTTTATTTGAAATTCCTCGCAGAAACGGGATAGTAAATATATACCATAATCTATTCCAACTCCAACTCCCACGGATACAATTGGCAGTGTGTTAATATTAAGCCCGATATTAAGTTCATGCATTACACTTAATGTGATAATATTAGCGAGATTTAAAGGGATCATAAGAAATACTGCTGCTACTACGGAACGATAGGTAATTGCACATAATAAGAATACTGATCCAAGAACCAATATCAGGTTTAATAACTGAGAATCTGATACTGCTTCATTTGTGGCTGCCTGCATCCCCAAGGTTCCGGAAGCAAGCTGTAAGGAACACTTTTCTTTAGCCAGCATCTCTTTATTATTCTCAATAAATTCTTGAACTGCGGCAATAGCTTCCCGCAAGGTATTACCCATGTGATCCTTATACCAGATGACTACATTGGCAACGCTCTCATCCCTGGAATAATAAAGATCATAATCTCCCGGCGCAGAGCTGGACCCCAACCGATAAAAGATCTGGGCAGCTTGTGCTTTTTCCAGGGGAATTGTTTCCCATTTAGGGTGTCCTCCATAGATGGTTTTATAAACTGAAGGTACGAGATCGGAAACAGACTGAGTGCGGCTCGCGAATGAACTTTTTTCCATATGGCGCTGAAATGAGTTTAGAACCCTTAAAAACCCGGGACTTTCTACTGCTCTTGGTCCGTCCCCTTCAACAAGTATATACAACTCATCAGTGCCTGGAAAACTCTTATTTATGCTGTCAATGGCAATATTGTAATTTGAATCTTCCCAAAGAATGGGGCTGCCGGGATGAACATCGCCAATCTCCACCTTGGAAGCCGCTATAGTGGCAAATATGGTAATAATGATTGTTAGAATCAAGGTAGTAACTGCTCCCTTGCCAAAACCTATCTTAGCTATTATGTTCAATATCCAATGGATTACTCCTCTATCAGTATCAACAATTTTTGCAATGTTTGATGGTGGACTAAAAAACGA
Encoded proteins:
- a CDS encoding MMPL family transporter; this translates as SFFSPPSNIAKIVDTDRGVIHWILNIIAKIGFGKGAVTTLILTIIITIFATIAASKVEIGDVHPGSPILWEDSNYNIAIDSINKSFPGTDELYILVEGDGPRAVESPGFLRVLNSFQRHMEKSSFASRTQSVSDLVPSVYKTIYGGHPKWETIPLEKAQAAQIFYRLGSSSAPGDYDLYYSRDESVANVVIWYKDHMGNTLREAIAAVQEFIENNKEMLAKEKCSLQLASGTLGMQAATNEAVSDSQLLNLILVLGSVFLLCAITYRSVVAAVFLMIPLNLANIITLSVMHELNIGLNINTLPIVSVGVGVGIDYGIYLLSRFCEEFQINGGYSFAVANRAISTTGKAIFFTATTMVIGVLFWYFFSSMKFQAEMGLLLAIIMLLNMIGALVILPMLLYIFKPKFLGKSKVVA